One Rhizobium sp. 9140 genomic region harbors:
- a CDS encoding EamA family transporter, which translates to MKIFLTSWPFWALLSAGFAALTAIFAKIGVENVNSDFATFIRTIVILLAAGAMVYITGNWQEPSTVSTRSWLFLVLSGFATGASWICYFRALKLGDAARVAPIDKLSVVFVSIFAVLLLGERLTLPNWLGVVMIAGGAVLVAYRA; encoded by the coding sequence ATGAAAATCTTCCTTACAAGCTGGCCGTTCTGGGCCCTCCTTTCGGCCGGCTTTGCAGCCCTGACGGCGATCTTCGCCAAGATCGGCGTCGAAAACGTCAATTCCGACTTCGCCACCTTCATTCGCACCATCGTCATCCTGCTGGCCGCTGGCGCGATGGTCTATATCACCGGAAATTGGCAGGAGCCGTCGACGGTCTCGACCAGAAGCTGGCTATTTCTTGTACTTTCCGGTTTTGCCACGGGCGCATCCTGGATTTGCTACTTCCGGGCGCTGAAGCTTGGTGACGCCGCCCGCGTCGCGCCGATCGACAAGCTGTCCGTGGTGTTCGTGTCCATTTTCGCTGTGCTGCTTCTCGGTGAGCGCCTGACGCTCCCGAACTGGCTCGGTGTCGTGATGATCGCGGGAGGCGCCGTTCTCGTCGCCTACAGGGCTTAA
- the crcB gene encoding fluoride efflux transporter CrcB gives MGAARLFGFGFPYGTLTVNVVGSVVMGLLTEFFVFRSGLPQELRLFLTTGLLGGFTTFSTFSLDAVTLWERGQWGVAAGYVALSLVLSMAGLFVGLMLIRMAGHGQAA, from the coding sequence ATGGGAGCGGCGCGCCTGTTCGGCTTCGGCTTTCCCTACGGCACACTCACCGTCAATGTTGTCGGCTCCGTCGTCATGGGCCTGCTCACGGAATTTTTCGTGTTTCGCTCAGGCCTGCCACAGGAGTTGCGCCTGTTCCTGACCACCGGGTTGCTCGGCGGGTTCACCACCTTCTCGACCTTTTCGCTGGATGCCGTGACGCTGTGGGAACGCGGGCAATGGGGTGTTGCTGCCGGATATGTCGCTCTTTCGCTGGTCCTGTCGATGGCGGGACTTTTTGTCGGCCTCATGCTGATCCGGATGGCCGGACATGGACAAGCCGCATGA
- a CDS encoding Mu transposase C-terminal domain-containing protein produces MPKQLHDQGLPATRAISDEHWSVALRMARELDKILDGIGPKQVAVSRAAAELRLTRRQIYNLLVRYRMDRKVTALLPRTAKSRRKRLSEKLEAIIATTLREQWLTLEAPPLAPVVAEIRARCEEAGLTLPSYVTVARRIPMLFSAEEIAKKRSANPKHLLRLRPRPGYIHATHPLDVCQIDHTPADINFVEVVDGTGVFVGRPYLTIVTDVASRVILGFCLTLEKPSVLSVGLCLAHAMCAKDEWLANRSLAHAWSTFGRPRVLVTDSAMEFKGHAFQRGCDDYGIRIRYRDRGRVHQGGVVERLLGKLNAILATYRGSTGRSVVDRDEYPSERRACLGFADLERCVALAILDHNRQENTKTLNVPNTEWQRNNAALPRFNDDPHTVLLSFLPGTERRLSPQGISMFAVHYYASWLGGLIPQRDRLGKLEVRYDPRDISHIYVRDPEGRHFRPVERRDGRLTSLTLWEHEAERARRRDANHRSSVARVEFRREIAAIVGTAKQPRRQLRTAVRGIHAGASQKPYAAMQEQARVASPHPTRQKSRLPVEDW; encoded by the coding sequence ATGCCAAAGCAATTGCATGATCAGGGATTGCCGGCGACACGCGCGATCTCAGATGAGCATTGGTCAGTCGCGCTCCGCATGGCCCGCGAACTGGACAAGATCCTTGATGGCATCGGGCCGAAGCAGGTGGCCGTTTCGCGCGCGGCGGCCGAGTTGCGGCTAACGCGGCGACAAATCTACAATCTCCTCGTCCGCTATCGCATGGACAGGAAGGTGACAGCCTTACTCCCGCGCACCGCAAAAAGCCGCCGCAAGCGGCTGTCAGAAAAACTTGAAGCAATCATAGCGACAACACTGCGCGAGCAATGGCTGACACTGGAAGCTCCGCCCCTTGCCCCGGTCGTGGCTGAAATCCGCGCTCGTTGCGAGGAAGCCGGGCTGACCTTGCCGTCATACGTTACGGTTGCCCGACGTATCCCGATGCTGTTTAGCGCTGAAGAGATCGCCAAGAAACGGTCAGCCAATCCGAAACACCTGCTCCGGCTGAGGCCACGACCAGGATATATTCACGCAACTCACCCGCTCGACGTCTGTCAGATCGATCACACTCCGGCTGATATCAATTTCGTGGAGGTCGTTGACGGAACTGGCGTGTTTGTGGGTCGGCCTTATCTCACGATCGTGACCGATGTGGCATCACGCGTTATTTTAGGTTTCTGCCTGACTTTGGAGAAACCATCTGTTCTGTCGGTCGGACTTTGCCTTGCCCATGCGATGTGCGCGAAGGACGAATGGCTTGCCAACCGTAGCCTTGCTCATGCCTGGTCGACATTTGGCAGGCCTCGGGTACTCGTCACCGACTCGGCGATGGAATTCAAGGGGCACGCTTTCCAGCGTGGCTGCGACGATTATGGCATCCGCATTCGATATCGTGACCGCGGAAGAGTGCATCAAGGCGGCGTGGTCGAACGACTGCTGGGCAAACTCAACGCTATCCTCGCCACCTATCGCGGTTCGACCGGAAGGTCTGTGGTTGATCGCGATGAATATCCCTCGGAACGGCGCGCCTGTCTCGGATTCGCGGACCTGGAGCGGTGCGTTGCGCTGGCCATCCTCGATCACAACCGGCAGGAAAACACCAAGACACTGAATGTGCCGAATACGGAGTGGCAGCGCAACAACGCAGCTTTACCGCGCTTCAATGACGATCCACACACCGTTCTATTGTCGTTTCTGCCGGGTACGGAAAGAAGATTGTCGCCGCAGGGGATCAGCATGTTTGCCGTACATTATTACGCGTCATGGCTTGGCGGCCTCATTCCGCAGCGCGACCGGCTGGGAAAGCTGGAAGTAAGATATGACCCTCGAGACATCAGCCATATCTATGTCCGGGATCCGGAAGGCAGACACTTCCGACCCGTCGAACGGCGCGATGGCAGGCTTACGTCGCTGACGCTATGGGAACATGAGGCTGAGCGCGCCCGCCGGCGCGATGCAAACCATCGCTCAAGTGTTGCAAGGGTGGAGTTTCGCCGCGAAATCGCTGCTATCGTCGGGACTGCGAAACAACCCAGACGCCAGTTGCGAACTGCTGTCCGCGGTATCCACGCGGGCGCGTCGCAGAAGCCTTATGCGGCTATGCAGGAACAGGCGCGCGTTGCCTCACCTCATCCCACCCGTCAGAAAAGCCGACTACCGGTCGAAGACTGGTAG
- a CDS encoding TniQ family protein, translating into MTMGDAGIPTISIQRRYRHVVSDQWPIDVLPQTDELLSSWLHRLAYANGVAPRGFARVFGLGSGMWSPAIDFRPSSDIENLLRANAGVSHAQIVAMTLASGIPTELLLPLRNSGRRGTSTWLQYCPQCLAGDEHPYFRRSWRLATKVSCRHHRCGLRDRCPSCQRRIEAYGQSKLVPQHFCVHCGFDLRKASKVIISVAAHLVDYRIDQMCRGASVTPEHQRVFLARLLQIPTLVMTHTSGSLLNFSSSTRIRCFEKFADRVCVRIMRDDDSAVWPSPYRAESAGNRRANTLV; encoded by the coding sequence ATGACGATGGGCGATGCTGGTATCCCGACAATCAGCATACAACGGAGATACCGTCACGTCGTTTCCGACCAGTGGCCCATCGACGTCTTACCGCAAACCGACGAATTGCTGTCGAGCTGGCTGCACCGCCTTGCTTATGCCAACGGTGTTGCACCACGTGGATTCGCCCGCGTCTTCGGACTTGGATCTGGCATGTGGTCACCAGCCATCGATTTCAGACCCTCGAGCGACATCGAAAACCTGCTTCGCGCAAATGCCGGTGTATCCCACGCTCAGATCGTGGCAATGACCCTGGCAAGTGGCATCCCGACGGAGCTCTTGCTGCCGTTACGAAACAGCGGTCGGCGCGGGACTTCAACCTGGTTGCAGTACTGCCCCCAATGCCTGGCTGGCGATGAGCATCCATATTTTCGCCGCAGCTGGCGTTTGGCGACCAAAGTATCTTGCCGCCACCACCGCTGCGGCTTGCGCGACCGGTGCCCATCCTGCCAAAGACGTATCGAAGCCTACGGTCAAAGCAAGCTTGTTCCCCAGCATTTTTGCGTCCACTGCGGTTTCGATTTGCGCAAGGCGTCAAAGGTCATCATCAGCGTTGCAGCGCACCTGGTGGATTATCGCATTGATCAGATGTGCCGCGGGGCGAGTGTCACTCCAGAACATCAGCGCGTTTTCCTTGCACGATTGCTGCAAATCCCCACGCTGGTGATGACCCACACTTCCGGCTCGCTGCTCAACTTTTCCAGCTCGACGCGAATCCGATGCTTCGAAAAGTTTGCAGATCGCGTTTGCGTACGAATAATGCGTGATGACGATAGTGCTGTCTGGCCAAGCCCCTATAGGGCCGAATCTGCTGGAAATCGTCGAGCAAATACCCTAGTTTAA
- the nhaA gene encoding Na+/H+ antiporter NhaA → MSSTFSQGRIQSTLRQFLDNEASGGIILMAVAALAIATANSPLAESYFHVLHVYVGPLSIQHWINDALMAVFFLLVGLEIKREMLDGQLSSWSRRVLPGAAAAGGMLFPALFYLYFNWSDPTAIRGWAIPTATDIAFALGVLSLFGNRVPASLKIFLAALAIIDDLGAVVVIALFYTAELNLLALAGAGLVVGNLIIFNRMGVKALWPYLALGAVLWVLVFASGVHATLAGVLLALTIPLKLTPGTPEATHDESPLHRFEHLLHKPVAFAIVPIFGFANAGVSFAGLSMSVFEEPLTMGVAAGLLLGKLVGVLGTVVVLVRLGLADLPASASWGQMTGVALLCGIGFTMSLFIGLLAFSDPVVQDHVKIGILMGSLVSGLLGAVFLTVSGRRARRAV, encoded by the coding sequence ATGTCTTCGACATTTTCTCAGGGCCGCATTCAATCCACTCTCCGTCAGTTCCTCGATAATGAAGCATCGGGGGGCATCATCCTGATGGCAGTTGCTGCTCTGGCAATTGCCACGGCGAACTCGCCGTTGGCAGAGAGCTACTTCCATGTGCTGCACGTCTATGTCGGCCCGCTGAGCATCCAGCACTGGATCAACGACGCCTTGATGGCCGTCTTCTTCCTGCTGGTTGGCCTGGAGATCAAACGCGAGATGCTCGACGGCCAGCTTTCAAGCTGGAGCCGGCGCGTCTTGCCAGGCGCGGCTGCTGCAGGAGGCATGCTGTTTCCGGCACTGTTTTACCTCTACTTCAACTGGAGCGACCCGACAGCTATCCGTGGCTGGGCAATCCCGACTGCGACCGATATCGCCTTCGCTCTTGGGGTCCTTTCCCTTTTCGGTAATCGTGTTCCCGCATCGCTGAAGATATTTCTGGCGGCGCTGGCCATCATCGACGATCTCGGCGCCGTTGTGGTTATCGCTCTCTTCTATACTGCGGAACTGAACCTGCTCGCATTGGCTGGCGCGGGCCTCGTCGTTGGAAATCTGATCATCTTCAATCGCATGGGCGTGAAGGCCCTCTGGCCCTATCTCGCCCTCGGCGCGGTCCTGTGGGTGTTGGTTTTCGCATCAGGCGTGCATGCCACCCTTGCAGGTGTCTTGCTGGCGTTGACGATACCGCTGAAGCTGACGCCGGGGACGCCGGAGGCCACACACGATGAATCACCTCTGCACAGGTTCGAACACTTGCTGCACAAGCCGGTCGCCTTCGCGATCGTGCCGATCTTCGGCTTTGCCAACGCAGGTGTTTCGTTTGCCGGTTTATCGATGTCGGTCTTCGAAGAGCCGCTCACAATGGGCGTAGCGGCCGGCCTGTTGCTCGGAAAGCTGGTCGGCGTTCTGGGAACAGTGGTCGTTCTGGTAAGACTGGGCCTAGCCGATCTTCCAGCGAGCGCCAGTTGGGGTCAGATGACCGGCGTGGCCCTGCTGTGTGGAATCGGGTTTACGATGTCCCTTTTCATTGGCCTGCTGGCCTTCAGCGATCCAGTTGTACAGGATCACGTCAAGATCGGGATCCTGATGGGGTCGCTTGTGTCCGGTCTTTTGGGTGCGGTCTTTTTGACCGTCTCGGGCCGGCGAGCGAGGCGTGCGGTCTGA
- a CDS encoding voltage-gated chloride channel family protein codes for MAFSAFFGLRIAQVRSLAKWIVIVVPMAAAVGSLVALFLWSLDRATELRFEFPWLIYGMPVAGFAMVWAYQKFGKSAEGGNNLIVDQIHEPGGGVPLRMAPFILVTTVLTHLVGGSAGREGTAVQLGGSLASAFGKMFKLTPGDVRILLMAGIAAGFGAVFGTPIAGAIFALEVLTIGRMQYEALLPALLAAVVADWTCHAWGIGHTHYAIAYLGGVGEAVGFHLDALLLLKVVTAGLAFGLAAHFFAELSHLASSAYKAILPYAPLRPVLASAILLGLVYLLGTREYLGLGVWSPNPDDATILGFFRPNHVDYWSWAWKALFTIVTLNAGFKGGEVTPLFFIGAGLGSALAGVLGAPVDLFAALGFVAVFAGATNTPLACMIMGIELFGATHSVYLAVACFVAYLCSGHSSIYLSQRVGVPKTAAANDIPPDISVRHMRDMRTQSLGEIVGKVRLRSIATTATLNERPIIVKQHKLHSTEIGMVRIYMKPREKTPGKGGWFGSKPLYRELVVQAKSAGIKNAVAHHTHFGYSNSGKLQDEGFEIPNPDLTMCVEMIASRDQLEEFCRTHGAVLKHKVIVYKHLEQWDVVHHDVETAEALKVTTS; via the coding sequence ATGGCGTTTTCTGCATTTTTCGGACTTCGTATCGCCCAGGTCCGTAGCCTCGCGAAATGGATCGTGATCGTCGTACCGATGGCTGCTGCCGTCGGCTCGCTCGTAGCCCTGTTTCTCTGGAGCCTTGACCGGGCAACGGAGCTTCGTTTCGAATTTCCCTGGTTGATTTACGGCATGCCTGTCGCAGGTTTTGCGATGGTCTGGGCCTACCAGAAATTCGGTAAATCGGCGGAGGGTGGCAACAACCTCATCGTCGACCAGATCCATGAGCCGGGCGGCGGCGTGCCGCTGCGCATGGCGCCCTTCATCCTCGTCACCACCGTACTTACCCACCTCGTCGGCGGCTCGGCCGGTCGCGAGGGAACCGCGGTCCAACTCGGCGGCAGCCTGGCCAGCGCTTTTGGCAAGATGTTCAAGCTGACGCCGGGCGATGTGCGCATTCTGCTAATGGCCGGCATTGCTGCAGGCTTCGGTGCGGTGTTTGGAACACCCATTGCCGGCGCGATCTTCGCGCTCGAAGTCCTGACCATTGGCCGGATGCAGTATGAGGCCCTGTTGCCGGCTTTGCTGGCTGCCGTCGTTGCCGACTGGACCTGCCATGCATGGGGCATCGGCCACACCCACTACGCAATTGCCTATCTCGGCGGCGTTGGAGAAGCGGTCGGTTTCCACCTCGATGCCCTCCTCCTGCTCAAAGTGGTCACTGCCGGTTTGGCTTTTGGCCTGGCGGCCCATTTCTTCGCCGAACTTTCCCACCTCGCGTCGTCCGCCTACAAGGCGATCCTGCCTTATGCGCCGCTGCGTCCGGTACTCGCCAGCGCCATATTGCTGGGCCTCGTCTACCTCCTCGGTACGCGGGAATATCTCGGTCTGGGTGTCTGGTCCCCCAATCCCGACGACGCGACGATCCTAGGCTTTTTCCGTCCCAATCACGTGGATTACTGGAGCTGGGCCTGGAAGGCGCTGTTCACGATCGTCACATTAAACGCCGGTTTCAAGGGCGGCGAGGTCACACCGCTGTTCTTCATCGGCGCAGGTCTCGGCAGTGCGCTGGCCGGTGTTCTCGGCGCACCGGTCGATCTTTTTGCGGCACTTGGCTTCGTGGCCGTCTTCGCCGGCGCCACTAATACGCCGCTGGCTTGCATGATCATGGGGATTGAGCTCTTCGGCGCCACCCATTCGGTCTACCTCGCTGTCGCCTGCTTCGTTGCCTATCTGTGCAGTGGCCATTCCAGCATCTACCTGTCGCAGCGCGTCGGCGTTCCGAAAACCGCTGCCGCCAACGATATTCCTCCCGACATCTCGGTTCGCCACATGCGTGACATGCGGACTCAGAGCCTCGGCGAAATCGTCGGAAAGGTCCGTCTCCGGTCGATCGCCACAACCGCAACACTCAACGAAAGGCCCATCATCGTGAAGCAACACAAGCTGCATTCTACCGAAATTGGCATGGTCCGTATCTACATGAAGCCGCGTGAGAAGACGCCCGGCAAGGGCGGTTGGTTCGGATCGAAGCCTCTTTACCGGGAATTGGTCGTGCAGGCGAAGTCGGCCGGCATCAAGAATGCCGTCGCGCACCATACGCATTTTGGCTATTCGAACAGCGGTAAGCTTCAGGACGAGGGCTTCGAGATCCCCAATCCGGATCTGACTATGTGCGTCGAGATGATTGCATCACGCGACCAGCTCGAAGAGTTCTGCCGGACCCATGGCGCGGTCCTGAAACACAAGGTGATCGTCTACAAGCACCTGGAACAGTGGGATGTCGTCCATCACGACGTCGAAACGGCAGAAGCGCTCAAAGTCACGACATCCTGA
- a CDS encoding substrate-binding domain-containing protein yields the protein MLKSIITGAVMLGATTAPTLAADIHVYGPGGPLPAMKEAAAAFEKSSGNTVIVTAGPTPQWIGKAKDNADLIFSGSETMMSDFVKAMDGQIKDADVVPLYLRPSAILVRPGNPEKITGLADLFKPGHKVLVVNGAGQNGLWEDMAGRTGDIEKVKALRANIRTFAANSAEAKKAWTEDKSFDAWIIWNIWQVANPELADVVEVEPDYRIYRDTGIVLTERGGKNADAKAFSEFLQGTEAKAIFAKAGWTTPSNNLIPSQER from the coding sequence ATGCTGAAATCCATCATCACCGGCGCGGTGATGCTTGGCGCCACGACAGCACCAACGCTTGCCGCCGATATCCACGTCTATGGTCCCGGTGGACCACTCCCTGCCATGAAGGAGGCGGCAGCCGCCTTCGAGAAAAGCTCCGGCAACACGGTGATCGTTACCGCCGGCCCAACGCCGCAATGGATCGGCAAGGCTAAAGACAATGCCGACCTGATCTTCAGCGGCTCAGAGACGATGATGTCGGATTTCGTGAAGGCGATGGACGGCCAGATCAAGGACGCCGATGTCGTACCGCTCTACTTGCGTCCTTCCGCTATCCTGGTGCGTCCGGGGAACCCGGAGAAGATCACCGGCCTCGCTGATCTGTTCAAGCCCGGCCACAAAGTGCTTGTCGTCAATGGTGCCGGGCAGAACGGTCTTTGGGAAGACATGGCCGGCCGGACCGGTGACATCGAGAAGGTGAAGGCCCTTCGCGCCAACATCAGGACCTTTGCCGCCAACAGTGCCGAAGCCAAGAAGGCCTGGACCGAGGACAAGTCCTTCGATGCCTGGATCATCTGGAATATCTGGCAGGTCGCCAACCCAGAACTCGCAGACGTCGTCGAGGTCGAACCGGACTATCGCATCTACCGAGACACCGGGATCGTGCTGACCGAGCGCGGAGGCAAGAATGCCGACGCCAAGGCGTTTTCGGAATTCCTTCAGGGCACCGAGGCCAAGGCGATCTTTGCCAAGGCCGGCTGGACCACGCCCTCGAATAACCTTATCCCGTCTCAGGAAAGATAA
- a CDS encoding malate dehydrogenase — translation MQSTPKKIAVTGAAGQICYSLLFRLANGDLYGKSQPIELRLLDLPQAQDAVRGVVMELEDCAFPLLHSIVTTDDPRQAFDGVDAAFLVGSRPRSKGMERRDLLAANAEIFKVQGRAINEVAGRQARILVVGNPANTNASILIANAPDFNPRQVSSMIRLDHNRALTQLARKVGCGVGDIDKLVIWGNHSPTMFADWTYATAAGRPLPDTIGDDHWYKEVLIPEVARRGTTIIEARGASSAASAANAAIDQMRDWMRGTDGRWTSMAVISQGQYGIPEGLVCGVPVMCKDGDYSVVEGLDLDGFQKSMLDKTIEELVGERDALS, via the coding sequence ATGCAATCCACTCCCAAAAAGATCGCCGTGACCGGTGCTGCCGGCCAGATCTGCTATTCCCTGCTGTTTCGATTGGCGAATGGTGACCTTTATGGCAAGTCGCAGCCGATCGAACTGCGGCTGCTCGATTTGCCTCAAGCCCAGGACGCCGTTCGCGGCGTCGTCATGGAACTGGAGGACTGCGCTTTTCCGCTGCTACACAGCATCGTCACGACCGACGATCCTCGGCAAGCGTTTGACGGTGTCGACGCAGCGTTTTTGGTCGGGTCCCGGCCGCGGTCAAAGGGAATGGAACGGCGAGACCTGCTTGCAGCGAATGCAGAGATCTTTAAGGTGCAGGGGAGGGCGATCAACGAGGTCGCCGGACGACAAGCTAGAATTTTGGTCGTTGGCAATCCGGCCAACACCAACGCTTCCATCCTGATCGCCAATGCGCCGGACTTTAACCCAAGGCAGGTCAGCTCGATGATCCGGCTTGATCACAATAGGGCTTTGACTCAACTGGCGCGCAAGGTCGGCTGTGGCGTCGGCGACATCGATAAGCTCGTGATCTGGGGCAATCACTCGCCGACCATGTTTGCCGACTGGACCTACGCAACGGCTGCCGGCAGGCCCCTGCCGGACACCATCGGCGACGACCATTGGTACAAGGAGGTGCTGATCCCTGAGGTCGCAAGGCGGGGCACTACGATCATAGAGGCGCGCGGCGCGTCCTCTGCAGCATCTGCCGCCAATGCAGCGATCGATCAGATGCGTGATTGGATGCGTGGTACTGATGGGCGCTGGACATCGATGGCTGTTATATCGCAGGGGCAGTATGGCATACCGGAAGGGCTTGTGTGTGGCGTACCTGTGATGTGCAAGGACGGTGACTATAGCGTCGTTGAAGGTCTCGATCTGGACGGGTTTCAGAAAAGTATGCTGGACAAAACGATAGAAGAGCTTGTCGGCGAGCGCGACGCTTTATCCTGA
- a CDS encoding LysR family transcriptional regulator produces MTLDQLRIFAEVARQQHITKAAKAMNMTQSAVSAAVIALEERHGVALFDRIGRSIVLNQTGTIFLEHALQVLAEAKAAESALSDLAGLLRGELSVMASQTVGAYWLPSRLATFHTRYPGLGLDVGIGNTEAVGDAVEAGRVELGVVEGAVDRPALSSRMIATDEMILVVSPTHPWAKGKKLGKADFEDATWVLREPGSGTRLAFETMMTKEKLKLQALNVAIVLPGNEAVLGAVEAGMGATLTSRSAAQTELNSGLLVEANASPLPRPFFLLRHKERYRSKAADAFEALLSE; encoded by the coding sequence ATGACCCTCGACCAGTTGCGCATCTTCGCCGAAGTCGCCCGCCAACAGCACATCACCAAGGCTGCCAAAGCGATGAACATGACGCAGTCGGCCGTCAGTGCTGCGGTCATCGCGCTTGAGGAACGGCACGGCGTGGCTTTGTTCGACCGGATCGGTCGTTCTATCGTTCTCAATCAAACCGGAACGATCTTTCTCGAGCATGCACTTCAGGTCTTGGCTGAAGCGAAAGCCGCCGAGTCTGCGCTAAGCGACCTTGCCGGACTTTTGCGCGGGGAATTGTCGGTTATGGCGAGTCAGACTGTTGGCGCCTATTGGCTGCCCTCCAGGCTTGCGACGTTCCACACACGCTATCCTGGTCTCGGTCTCGACGTCGGGATCGGCAATACCGAGGCGGTAGGCGACGCGGTTGAGGCAGGGCGGGTTGAGCTCGGCGTTGTAGAGGGCGCGGTCGACAGACCGGCCTTGTCGTCGCGCATGATCGCCACGGATGAGATGATCCTCGTCGTGTCGCCAACTCATCCATGGGCCAAAGGCAAAAAGCTCGGAAAGGCCGATTTTGAAGACGCGACATGGGTTCTTCGCGAACCCGGATCGGGAACACGGCTCGCCTTCGAGACGATGATGACGAAAGAGAAATTGAAGCTGCAGGCGTTGAACGTTGCAATTGTCCTGCCCGGAAACGAGGCCGTGCTCGGCGCAGTCGAGGCCGGCATGGGGGCAACACTGACATCGCGAAGTGCTGCCCAGACCGAACTCAACAGCGGCCTGCTGGTCGAGGCCAATGCTTCTCCGCTTCCGCGCCCATTCTTCCTGCTCCGGCATAAGGAGCGGTATCGCTCCAAGGCGGCCGATGCGTTCGAAGCCCTGTTGTCGGAATAG
- a CDS encoding TniB family NTP-binding protein: protein MSDHLLDHVRSYLERDQDERIAYIRAPRWIGHQVAQDSHIRLTELLSRPPSLRTQGLMLVGPYANGKTMIAERFAVEHLRTSVQQKLWMVQTREGAGLGHFYASILQALHAPGGDIWNVSRKAEQLDHLLANLKPKVLIFDEFHNALRGRARDIEAIFAFLRRIGRQYDIAPVLIGDVSVYDFLNATSEMASRFDLVAVPRWQYDEPYLMLLDSLEAALPLARISDLSSEPSARLIFRLSEGLIGETVTIVTRAAVAAVQSGAERITKAGIVELRHIPISQRRLPALRDNLL from the coding sequence ATGTCGGACCATCTGCTCGACCATGTCCGATCCTACCTTGAACGCGACCAGGATGAGCGGATCGCCTACATCCGTGCCCCACGATGGATCGGACATCAGGTTGCTCAAGACAGCCATATACGGCTCACCGAGCTACTCTCAAGACCGCCGTCATTACGAACCCAGGGCCTGATGCTGGTCGGCCCCTATGCCAATGGCAAGACGATGATTGCGGAGCGGTTTGCCGTCGAACACCTGCGAACATCTGTCCAGCAGAAGCTTTGGATGGTCCAGACGCGAGAGGGCGCGGGCCTTGGCCATTTCTACGCGAGCATTCTCCAGGCGCTCCACGCTCCTGGGGGCGACATTTGGAATGTCAGCCGCAAGGCGGAACAGCTGGATCACTTGCTGGCAAATCTCAAGCCAAAGGTGTTGATCTTCGACGAGTTTCACAACGCATTGCGCGGACGGGCGCGCGACATCGAGGCGATTTTTGCATTCCTGCGACGAATCGGCCGTCAGTATGACATCGCCCCGGTTCTGATCGGGGACGTATCCGTCTACGACTTCCTCAACGCCACCAGCGAGATGGCAAGCCGTTTTGATCTGGTCGCAGTCCCGCGATGGCAATACGATGAGCCCTATCTGATGTTGCTCGATAGCCTTGAAGCAGCGTTGCCACTTGCCAGGATCTCGGATCTGTCCAGCGAGCCGTCGGCGCGGCTTATCTTCAGGTTATCGGAAGGTTTGATAGGCGAGACCGTCACCATCGTCACAAGAGCGGCCGTCGCGGCGGTACAATCCGGAGCCGAACGTATCACCAAGGCGGGCATCGTCGAACTGCGGCACATACCAATATCGCAGCGGCGCCTACCGGCTTTACGGGACAACCTGTTATGA